Proteins encoded in a region of the Malaciobacter mytili LMG 24559 genome:
- the lipA gene encoding lipoyl synthase — protein sequence MTAVQKVDFKKPQWLRKRLVPTAQKEMEALLGEHGLHTICQEAKCPNISECYAKKNATFLILGNICTRRCTYCNVHTGKPTEVDLTEIDGVTTSVLKLGLKFVVITSPARDDLEDGGANQFYRVTKNIIEKSPGTQVEILIPDFKANEESLQKVVDSGAVIIGHNVETVPSLYHIRRNASYERSLYVLKRLKELGKDKIKTKSALMVGLGETEEEMVQVFKDLIAVGCKFLSIGQYLAPSGDYEKVVEFVKPEQFARYKQLALDLGFEFVHSTPYARSSYLAHEYLSNNKNI from the coding sequence ATGACAGCAGTACAAAAAGTAGATTTTAAAAAACCTCAATGGCTTAGAAAAAGATTAGTTCCTACAGCTCAAAAAGAGATGGAAGCATTACTTGGTGAACATGGATTGCATACTATTTGTCAAGAGGCAAAATGTCCAAATATTAGTGAATGTTATGCAAAGAAAAATGCTACATTTTTAATCCTTGGAAATATCTGTACTAGAAGATGTACTTACTGTAATGTTCATACAGGTAAACCAACAGAAGTTGATTTAACTGAGATTGATGGAGTTACAACTTCTGTATTAAAACTTGGATTAAAATTTGTTGTTATTACAAGCCCAGCAAGGGATGACTTAGAAGATGGTGGAGCAAACCAATTTTATAGAGTAACTAAAAATATAATTGAAAAGTCTCCAGGAACACAAGTGGAGATTTTAATACCTGATTTTAAAGCAAATGAAGAGTCTTTACAAAAAGTTGTAGATAGTGGTGCAGTAATTATTGGACATAATGTAGAAACTGTTCCTTCACTATATCACATAAGAAGAAATGCTTCTTATGAAAGATCATTATATGTGTTAAAAAGATTAAAAGAGCTAGGAAAAGATAAAATCAAAACAAAAAGTGCTCTTATGGTAGGACTTGGAGAAACAGAAGAAGAGATGGTACAAGTATTTAAAGACCTAATTGCAGTAGGATGTAAATTCTTAAGTATAGGTCAATATCTTGCTCCATCTGGAGATTATGAAAAAGTTGTTGAGTTCGTAAAACCAGAACAGTTTGCAAGATATAAACAACTTGCTTTAGATTTAGGGTTTGAGTTTGTACATAGTACTCCGTACGCAAGAAGTTCATACTTAGCCCATGAATATTTATCAAATAATAAAAATATATGA
- a CDS encoding malate dehydrogenase, which translates to MKNRVGIIGVGNVGATLAFNLASKNICNEIVLKDLRENIVEAMALDISQAANAAKSKTIVKFAHNAEEFCDCNVIVITAGIPRKPGMSRDDLLLTNAKIMTSVMNDITKYNPNAIYIIVSNPLDAMVYTALKAANLDKNKVLGMAGILDSARMSHFIQEKLGYAEGEIEASVMGGHGDDMVPLANYSTVSGKPLDKVLNNDEIEEIITKTRHGGAQIVKLLETGSAYYAPAYSTSLMVEAILNDNKKVYPCAVMLEGEYGYENIVAGVPVRLGKNGVEEVIELKLDEKQNAEFAKSIASVKELVNTLEEKFFA; encoded by the coding sequence TTGAAAAATAGAGTTGGAATAATTGGTGTAGGAAATGTTGGTGCAACATTAGCTTTTAATTTAGCTTCAAAAAATATTTGTAATGAGATTGTTTTAAAAGATTTAAGAGAAAATATTGTTGAGGCTATGGCGTTAGATATTTCACAAGCTGCAAATGCTGCTAAATCAAAAACTATTGTTAAATTTGCTCATAATGCAGAAGAGTTTTGTGATTGTAATGTTATTGTAATTACTGCGGGAATCCCTAGAAAACCTGGTATGAGTAGAGATGATTTACTTTTAACAAATGCGAAAATCATGACTTCTGTTATGAATGATATAACAAAATATAACCCAAATGCAATTTATATTATTGTATCAAATCCACTTGATGCTATGGTTTACACTGCACTAAAAGCTGCAAATTTAGATAAAAATAAAGTATTGGGAATGGCTGGTATTTTAGATAGTGCTAGAATGAGTCACTTTATTCAAGAAAAACTTGGATATGCAGAAGGTGAAATTGAAGCTTCTGTTATGGGTGGACATGGAGATGATATGGTTCCATTGGCAAATTATTCAACAGTTTCAGGAAAACCTTTAGATAAAGTTTTAAATAATGATGAAATTGAAGAAATTATTACTAAAACTAGACACGGTGGAGCACAAATTGTAAAATTACTTGAAACAGGTTCAGCTTACTATGCACCTGCATATTCAACTTCATTAATGGTTGAAGCCATTTTAAATGATAATAAAAAAGTTTATCCTTGTGCAGTTATGTTAGAGGGTGAATATGGATATGAAAATATCGTTGCAGGTGTACCTGTAAGACTTGGTAAAAATGGTGTAGAAGAAGTAATTGAACTTAAACTAGATGAAAAACAAAATGCTGAATTTGCAAAATCTATAGCTTCTGTAAAAGAGTTAGTAAATACTTTAGAAGAAAAATTCTTCGCTTAA
- a CDS encoding sensor histidine kinase yields the protein MKKIINSLPILIDDLSYGCLCVDEYGDILYANKMLCQMLEYKKEEILYKKIWKIDESINNVDELNEKFIEITNEPNSSIILKYKKKSGDVMLSKCLPTLYIDKNDKNLYLLIIKNIENIYSDRNILLNKDLEKYIQLGEMIEDILHQWKTPISLILTTTSGIKLKNELDSLSDEDYMLCIEYIEKSAKYLNSVINTFKCFFNNKNEKENFLMEEIFNNASFLLSSKLKNSNIELVMENYNKSIFSYKQLFIQIVLILMNNSIDAIDNTNNEKNYIFIDSFVEENKFYFLIKDNAGGINNEYLKKIFDYKFTTKGDKASGIGLYMIKTILNREFRNSSITCKNKNFIYKNKELRGLEFLISFDL from the coding sequence ATGAAAAAAATTATTAATTCTTTACCTATTTTAATAGATGATTTATCTTATGGTTGTTTATGTGTAGATGAATATGGTGATATTCTTTATGCAAATAAAATGCTTTGTCAAATGCTTGAATATAAAAAAGAAGAAATTTTATATAAAAAAATTTGGAAAATTGATGAAAGTATAAATAATGTAGATGAATTAAATGAAAAATTCATTGAAATTACAAATGAGCCAAATAGCAGTATTATTTTAAAGTATAAAAAGAAAAGTGGTGATGTTATGCTTTCTAAATGTTTACCTACTTTATATATAGATAAGAATGATAAAAATTTATATTTATTAATTATAAAAAATATAGAAAATATCTATTCAGATAGAAATATACTTTTAAATAAAGACTTAGAAAAGTATATTCAACTTGGAGAGATGATAGAAGATATTTTACATCAATGGAAAACTCCAATCTCTTTGATACTTACAACTACAAGTGGTATAAAATTAAAAAATGAGTTAGATTCTTTAAGTGATGAAGACTATATGCTTTGTATTGAGTATATAGAAAAAAGTGCAAAATATCTAAATTCAGTTATTAATACTTTTAAATGCTTTTTTAATAACAAAAATGAAAAAGAAAACTTTTTAATGGAAGAGATATTTAATAATGCCTCATTTTTACTCTCATCCAAATTGAAAAATAGTAATATTGAATTAGTTATGGAAAATTATAATAAATCAATCTTTTCTTATAAACAATTATTTATTCAAATAGTCCTAATTTTAATGAATAATTCAATAGATGCTATTGATAATACAAATAATGAGAAAAACTATATTTTTATTGATTCTTTTGTTGAAGAAAATAAATTTTATTTTCTTATTAAAGACAATGCAGGTGGAATAAACAATGAATATTTAAAAAAGATTTTTGATTATAAATTTACAACAAAAGGCGATAAAGCTTCAGGAATAGGGCTGTATATGATAAAAACTATTTTAAATAGAGAGTTTAGAAATTCTTCAATTACTTGTAAAAATAAAAATTTTATATATAAAAATAAAGAATTAAGAGGTTTAGAGTTTCTTATCTCTTTTGATCTATAA
- a CDS encoding helix-turn-helix domain-containing protein has product MFISEFTEEESEKFHQNISKNIRKIRKEKKLTQLDVSLALGFSNPSFITNAESEKSKKKFNLNQLYKLSIIFNVDICEFFRK; this is encoded by the coding sequence ATGTTTATTTCTGAATTTACAGAAGAAGAATCTGAAAAATTTCATCAAAATATTTCAAAAAATATAAGAAAAATAAGAAAAGAAAAAAAACTAACTCAACTAGATGTCAGTTTAGCTCTTGGCTTTTCTAATCCTTCATTTATAACAAATGCTGAATCAGAAAAATCAAAAAAAAAATTTAATCTAAATCAACTATATAAACTCTCAATAATATTTAATGTGGACATTTGTGAATTTTTTAGAAAATAG
- the abc-f gene encoding ribosomal protection-like ABC-F family protein, whose protein sequence is MALIDLQNINKQYDTKVILKDVNFTLTPGQRIAVIGQNGQGKSTLLKVITGEVEPDIGEKSIDKSVKIEMLAQQPKFEANLTVRQAIEKQLTELNQARTRYEELTHQLATDYENEDLLREQSELATFIDFHNAWDLDNMIERVLKEFKLKEFENKDVNLLSGGEQRRVSLAGLLLKKPDILLLDEPTNHLDVYMVEFLESLLIKNNFTLLFISHDRYFIDNIATSIVEIEDGTLRKFNGGYSDYLRQKEEILASMQKDHENLLRLVKREAHWMQRGITARRKRNERRKAEYFELKKKAKTNPAQIKKMTVELQREQKSFNNTTGETKNKRKMLFELDKITKSLGDKLLIKDFTVRILQKDVIAIVGPNGTGKSTMLKLFTEKLKIDSGNFKKGDFSIGYFDQHREMLDDSKTLIETFCPNGGDRVVLDDGRNMHVFGYLKNFLFPKEYLDKKVGVLSGGEKNRVALALLFTKNYDCLILDEPTNDLDIPTINILEEYLQNFQGALIFVSHDRYFVDKIATKLFVFKGINGIVEESFQPYTEYLEIEKEIKDLMEFEKELEKETNNSNNEKKQQKKQTKLSYKDQRQYDSLPEEIEKLEEKIEELRACLANPACYEIRGIVATSKELEEVEAIYETKVERFLELEELIESFNA, encoded by the coding sequence ATGGCACTAATAGACCTACAAAACATAAATAAACAATACGATACAAAAGTAATATTAAAAGATGTAAATTTTACATTAACACCCGGTCAAAGGATTGCTGTTATCGGGCAAAATGGGCAAGGAAAATCAACTTTATTAAAAGTAATTACAGGAGAAGTTGAGCCTGATATTGGAGAAAAATCAATTGATAAATCAGTAAAAATAGAGATGCTTGCACAACAACCAAAATTTGAAGCAAATCTTACTGTAAGACAAGCAATTGAAAAACAATTAACAGAACTAAATCAAGCAAGAACAAGATATGAAGAGCTAACACATCAGCTTGCAACTGACTATGAAAATGAAGATTTATTAAGAGAACAAAGTGAATTAGCAACATTTATTGACTTTCACAATGCTTGGGACTTAGACAATATGATAGAAAGAGTTCTAAAAGAGTTTAAGCTTAAAGAGTTTGAAAACAAAGATGTAAACTTACTTAGTGGGGGTGAGCAAAGAAGAGTAAGCTTAGCTGGACTTTTACTTAAAAAACCTGATATTTTACTTTTAGATGAGCCTACAAACCACCTTGATGTTTATATGGTAGAGTTTTTAGAAAGTCTTTTAATCAAAAATAACTTTACATTACTATTTATTTCTCATGATAGATATTTTATTGATAATATTGCTACAAGTATAGTAGAAATAGAAGATGGAACACTTAGAAAATTTAATGGTGGATATAGTGATTATCTAAGACAAAAAGAGGAGATTTTAGCCTCTATGCAAAAAGACCATGAAAATCTTTTAAGGCTTGTAAAAAGAGAAGCTCATTGGATGCAAAGAGGAATTACAGCAAGAAGAAAAAGAAATGAAAGAAGAAAAGCTGAATACTTTGAATTAAAGAAAAAAGCAAAAACAAATCCTGCTCAAATAAAAAAGATGACAGTAGAACTACAAAGGGAACAAAAGTCTTTTAATAATACAACAGGTGAAACTAAAAATAAAAGAAAAATGCTTTTTGAACTTGATAAAATCACTAAATCTTTAGGAGATAAGCTTTTAATAAAAGATTTTACTGTTAGAATCTTACAAAAAGATGTGATTGCAATTGTTGGGCCAAATGGTACAGGTAAATCAACAATGCTAAAGCTTTTCACAGAAAAACTAAAAATTGATTCAGGAAACTTTAAAAAAGGAGACTTTTCAATTGGATATTTTGACCAACATAGAGAAATGCTAGATGATTCAAAAACGCTGATTGAAACTTTTTGTCCAAATGGTGGAGATAGAGTAGTTTTAGATGATGGAAGAAATATGCATGTTTTTGGGTATTTGAAAAATTTTTTATTTCCAAAAGAGTATTTAGATAAAAAAGTAGGTGTTTTAAGTGGAGGAGAAAAAAACAGAGTTGCTTTAGCTCTTTTATTTACAAAAAACTACGATTGTCTAATTTTAGATGAGCCTACAAATGATTTAGATATTCCTACAATTAATATTCTTGAAGAGTACTTACAAAACTTCCAAGGTGCACTTATATTTGTAAGCCACGATAGATACTTTGTAGATAAAATTGCAACTAAACTTTTTGTATTTAAAGGTATTAATGGGATAGTTGAAGAGAGTTTTCAACCATATACTGAATATCTAGAAATAGAAAAAGAGATAAAAGATCTTATGGAATTTGAAAAAGAGTTAGAAAAAGAGACTAATAACTCAAACAATGAAAAGAAACAGCAAAAAAAACAAACTAAATTAAGCTATAAAGACCAAAGACAATACGATAGCTTACCAGAAGAAATAGAAAAACTTGAAGAAAAAATAGAAGAATTAAGAGCTTGCTTAGCAAATCCTGCTTGTTATGAAATAAGAGGAATAGTGGCAACTTCTAAGGAACTTGAAGAGGTAGAAGCTATATATGAGACTAAAGTAGAAAGGTTCTTAGAACTAGAAGAGTTAATAGAAAGCTTTAATGCATAA
- a CDS encoding GatB/YqeY domain-containing protein: MSLKEQLKEDLKDAMRAKDLVKRDSIRAINTMIKQVEVDERKDLNDEDILKLIQKGIKQREEAAVQYKDANREDLESKELEQVEVFRSYLPKQLSDEELENAMKEIITEVGASSVKDMGKVMGVATKKFAGVADGKRINEMVKKLLA, encoded by the coding sequence ATGAGTTTAAAAGAGCAATTAAAAGAAGATTTAAAAGATGCAATGAGAGCAAAAGATTTAGTAAAAAGAGACTCTATTAGAGCTATAAATACAATGATTAAACAAGTTGAAGTTGATGAAAGAAAAGATTTAAATGATGAAGACATTTTAAAGCTAATTCAAAAAGGTATTAAACAAAGAGAAGAAGCAGCAGTTCAATACAAAGATGCAAATAGAGAAGACCTTGAAAGTAAAGAATTAGAGCAAGTTGAAGTATTTAGAAGTTATTTACCAAAACAATTATCAGATGAAGAACTAGAAAATGCAATGAAAGAAATCATTACTGAAGTTGGTGCATCATCAGTTAAAGATATGGGAAAAGTAATGGGTGTTGCTACTAAGAAATTTGCAGGTGTTGCAGATGGAAAAAGAATTAATGAAATGGTAAAAAAATTACTAGCTTAA
- a CDS encoding GGDEF domain-containing protein yields MPADIKDIAKDTIRNLFAKNILPTPNEYHKEFCNVAKTYDLNIKECKQFKELISKLNEEEQKEIKDKNITTFEDMIPILLNRVATKNLKTLTSLFQESVTPSISIGLDESLTKFSVKIGNSPALLFEEDIQKEMQSFITKRFEADQKIVKQKTAEIAKLVTLMGQYLNDAISSSGNSGDEVSSIKDEIKAINLTENGLEELTNLQSKLISAAMSIENEMHQVEEKLSSGKTHVEELEAKVKKLEEELDKSKKESIKDHLTGVLTRKAFEYEANKVEKNYERNSTQYAIVFFDIDHFKAINDTYGHAGGDMILSTFGKILSKYTRELDIVGRYGGEEFVAIIHFNLKRELLKYLKRIKSIVTENNFVYGKYKIRITFSAGVTIRNDHTSFDSALQKADMLLYEAKEAGRNKIILEDHTII; encoded by the coding sequence ATGCCTGCGGATATAAAAGATATAGCAAAAGATACAATTAGAAATCTTTTTGCAAAAAATATACTTCCTACACCAAATGAATATCATAAAGAGTTTTGCAATGTTGCAAAAACATATGACTTAAATATAAAAGAGTGTAAACAATTTAAAGAACTAATAAGTAAATTAAATGAAGAAGAACAAAAAGAGATAAAAGATAAAAATATCACTACTTTTGAAGATATGATACCTATTTTATTAAATAGAGTAGCAACAAAAAATCTTAAAACTTTAACTTCTTTATTTCAAGAATCAGTAACACCTTCAATTTCTATTGGATTAGATGAAAGCTTAACAAAATTCTCTGTAAAAATCGGAAATTCTCCTGCATTACTTTTTGAAGAAGATATTCAAAAAGAGATGCAAAGTTTTATTACAAAAAGGTTTGAAGCAGACCAAAAAATAGTAAAACAAAAAACTGCAGAAATTGCAAAACTTGTAACACTAATGGGACAATATTTAAATGATGCAATTTCTAGTAGTGGAAATAGTGGAGATGAAGTTTCTAGTATAAAAGATGAAATAAAAGCTATAAATCTAACTGAAAATGGACTTGAAGAGCTTACAAACTTACAAAGCAAACTTATAAGTGCGGCTATGTCTATTGAAAATGAAATGCATCAAGTAGAAGAAAAACTATCTTCTGGTAAAACTCATGTGGAAGAGCTTGAAGCAAAAGTTAAAAAGCTTGAAGAAGAGCTTGATAAATCAAAAAAAGAGAGTATAAAAGACCACTTAACTGGTGTTCTTACAAGAAAAGCTTTTGAATATGAAGCAAATAAAGTTGAAAAAAACTATGAAAGAAATAGCACACAATATGCAATAGTATTTTTTGATATAGACCATTTTAAAGCTATAAATGATACATATGGACATGCAGGTGGAGATATGATACTTTCAACTTTTGGGAAAATCTTAAGTAAATATACTAGAGAATTAGATATTGTAGGAAGATATGGTGGTGAAGAGTTTGTTGCAATAATTCACTTTAACCTAAAAAGAGAACTTCTAAAATACCTAAAAAGAATAAAAAGTATTGTTACAGAAAATAATTTTGTTTATGGGAAATATAAAATAAGAATAACTTTCTCAGCTGGAGTTACTATTAGAAATGACCATACTTCATTTGATAGTGCTTTACAAAAGGCAGATATGCTTCTATATGAAGCAAAAGAAGCTGGAAGAAATAAGATTATATTAGAAGACCATACAATAATATAA
- a CDS encoding HD domain-containing phosphohydrolase: MKKTKFYIKIRPTISFILIALISSVIVVTLSLNYYFSKELAFSATKEKFDQISQKVEQKVKETDKRNNDIISIFELYKASEETALKNKRHPLLPLLTTTLNNNPYIYALYVGNKNGNFYEVINLEISKKLEEKYKKQKDERWLIIKIYEEEGKRVQYEEFLNKNLEQVRSIKKEAIYNPSLRPWFLEALKNNDIIKTKPYMYINLEAKGITYAKAIKNSNSVFGIDISLESINNFLSNQVDSKSQLFLFKNTQELIASINYSFKKNENPNLFPYKEILKVLNKQKVLKENIIKIDNIEYFLYFSKIDSKYSEKEDLVILTPIENIMYSFTKKIYYSFFITIVILTFTIPLIWYSTKILVNPIHKLAKENEKIINRNFEKVENINTNIKELHELSNSLVNMSNSLKEYENKQKELMDSFIKLLANAIDAKSKYTGGHCERVPILTMLLAKKASECKEGIFKEFELKNEEEKRELSVAAWLHDCGKITTPEYVVDKATKLETIYNRIHEIRTRFEVIHRDITIKMYENILNGANETKEKQKAKLEQEELIKEFEAIAKANIGSEFMTDEDIEKIKEISKRTWIRNFDNTIGLSNEEKQRLVSIQTPKIENLLSDKLEHLIKRDPSQIKEYDKYNFKIEVPEYLYNLGEIYNLTIKKGTLNTEERFKINEHMAMTIIMLEQLPFPEGLKKVPEYAGAHHETLIGTGYPRKLTKEQMSIPARIMAVADIFEALTASDRPYKDAKTLSESIKILNFMAKDKHIDEDIFKLFLTSGAYKEYALKYLKKEQIDEVDISKYI, encoded by the coding sequence ATGAAAAAAACAAAATTCTATATAAAAATAAGGCCTACAATATCTTTTATATTGATTGCACTTATTAGTTCAGTAATTGTTGTAACTCTTTCTTTAAATTACTACTTTTCTAAGGAACTTGCCTTTAGTGCCACAAAGGAGAAATTTGACCAAATTTCTCAAAAAGTTGAACAAAAAGTTAAAGAAACAGATAAAAGAAATAATGACATTATCTCTATCTTTGAACTGTATAAAGCCTCTGAAGAAACTGCTTTAAAAAATAAAAGACATCCCCTCCTTCCACTTTTAACTACCACTTTAAATAATAATCCTTATATTTATGCTTTATATGTGGGAAATAAAAATGGAAATTTTTATGAGGTAATAAATCTTGAAATTAGTAAAAAACTAGAAGAAAAATATAAAAAACAAAAAGATGAAAGATGGCTTATTATTAAAATATATGAGGAAGAGGGAAAAAGAGTTCAATATGAAGAGTTTTTAAATAAAAATCTTGAACAAGTAAGAAGTATAAAAAAAGAAGCAATTTATAATCCAAGTTTAAGACCTTGGTTTCTTGAAGCACTTAAAAATAATGATATTATAAAAACAAAACCATATATGTACATAAATTTAGAAGCTAAAGGGATAACTTACGCTAAAGCTATAAAAAATAGCAATAGTGTCTTTGGGATTGATATTTCTTTGGAAAGTATTAATAATTTTCTAAGTAATCAAGTAGATTCAAAAAGTCAATTATTTTTATTTAAAAATACTCAAGAGTTAATTGCTTCTATAAATTATAGCTTTAAAAAGAATGAAAATCCAAATTTATTCCCTTATAAAGAGATTTTAAAAGTTTTAAATAAACAAAAAGTTCTAAAAGAAAATATTATAAAAATTGATAATATAGAATATTTTTTATATTTTTCAAAAATTGATTCAAAATATAGTGAAAAGGAGGATTTAGTAATCTTAACTCCTATTGAAAATATTATGTATTCTTTTACAAAAAAAATATATTACTCTTTTTTTATAACTATTGTGATTTTAACTTTTACCATACCTTTAATTTGGTATTCAACAAAAATCTTGGTTAATCCTATTCATAAACTAGCAAAAGAAAATGAAAAAATCATAAATAGAAATTTTGAGAAAGTAGAAAATATCAATACCAATATAAAAGAGCTACATGAGTTATCTAATTCTTTAGTTAATATGTCAAATTCTTTAAAAGAGTATGAAAATAAACAAAAAGAGCTTATGGATTCTTTTATAAAACTTCTTGCAAATGCTATTGATGCGAAGTCAAAATATACAGGAGGACATTGTGAAAGAGTACCTATTTTAACAATGCTTTTAGCAAAAAAAGCAAGTGAGTGTAAAGAGGGAATATTTAAAGAATTTGAATTAAAAAATGAAGAAGAAAAAAGAGAATTAAGTGTTGCTGCATGGTTGCATGACTGTGGAAAAATAACTACACCTGAATATGTAGTAGATAAAGCTACAAAGTTAGAAACAATTTATAATAGAATTCATGAAATAAGAACAAGATTTGAAGTAATACATAGAGATATTACTATTAAAATGTATGAAAATATTTTAAATGGGGCTAATGAAACTAAAGAAAAACAAAAAGCAAAACTAGAACAAGAAGAGTTAATAAAAGAGTTTGAAGCTATTGCAAAGGCAAATATTGGCTCTGAGTTTATGACCGATGAAGATATAGAAAAAATAAAAGAGATTTCAAAAAGAACTTGGATAAGAAATTTTGATAATACAATAGGTTTATCAAATGAAGAAAAACAAAGATTAGTATCTATTCAAACACCAAAAATAGAAAATCTTTTAAGTGATAAACTTGAGCATCTTATAAAAAGAGATCCTTCACAAATAAAAGAGTATGATAAATATAATTTTAAAATAGAAGTACCTGAATATTTATATAATTTAGGAGAGATATATAACCTTACTATAAAAAAGGGGACTTTAAATACTGAAGAGAGATTTAAGATTAATGAACATATGGCTATGACTATCATTATGTTAGAACAGCTTCCTTTTCCTGAAGGATTAAAAAAAGTTCCAGAATATGCAGGTGCTCACCATGAAACACTAATAGGCACAGGTTATCCTAGAAAATTAACAAAAGAACAAATGTCAATTCCAGCTAGAATAATGGCAGTTGCAGATATTTTTGAAGCACTAACAGCTTCAGATAGACCATATAAAGATGCAAAAACTTTAAGCGAGTCAATTAAAATCTTAAACTTTATGGCAAAAGATAAACATATAGATGAAGATATTTTTAAACTATTTTTAACTTCAGGGGCATATAAAGAGTATGCTTTAAAATATCTAAAAAAAGAACAAATTGATGAAGTTGATATTTCAAAATATATTTGA